In the genome of Maniola jurtina chromosome 3, ilManJurt1.1, whole genome shotgun sequence, one region contains:
- the LOC123878667 gene encoding uncharacterized protein LOC123878667 — translation MPPKTLKPIPVTEKSSAASEKELSLPCSLNLSFVLKGDGPGDWNLLVIFNGQIILETKWYKNHTLYYDSLPVDLKQSYYQSLLAEQPLIFLVRIAGGKGAKDADPLLNPDNCAGANVDLFPLVLGEKEIFLKVRIINAITGLATGCAVEVSAKIQDEVELDKIPLMLTMISGHCFPVAREGTVYLSAIGLNGICSSQAPFGMSLSTSNATKVVWASACNAGLIGNSAFYVPHEDKFVPEDLELIATDNNCTSVYWNSMTRVLVDSGDLRERLASPFLVEIAGIPKTGKIDVRGRYMAFVDAGVLLEPGQFGVTVCARLLFYNESNLPEGTGALLDLPVTSAKVVSARDTDFVMDDFRHAAYIVMRFDLFDPLTPKTKMVHLFEVLGFPPPEANAAPTNELYVETASDETPLDVRRIRKEGAALAVHKELIGLPYRGKVQTNQNLKRTAASRLLSRMRSLVKQFPPGECSFLEWQDTVTAQHAASRRALTSSFAPQPPPPRTSSRIAAARSRLAGDMRIAEHHIKNNLAAASHHPRVLHSKVLRCLEEKNNSEARDYLLQALSAQTRNRYLLWTFGGIQYDKEKSYEIAAAAFRIAIKGDTSDGTMGAVGWAALHALHHYNLNASAAFVAARNMRKAYELPREWKKFLKRWVEMSGEEETFWLPATLNTENPILLASAFFLCLRCYKFSERLLQCVEEGCVTRGSRFGLKNKLTVDVFYIRAASLILQRESGKALEVTEQGIKLYGPSAIMSQMRAVALTCLRGWDDTCNRALLEADRVGAEPCPLLLYRGALGVLKSDPSEALQRAARAHKVAPSPHTALIISRVYAKLEEEKLAERWAAAAVKTEPLLADGWAFLAILAMTDRNVDKARTMLRTAKQAGPISPDLEEELRKIMKIVPIETLPDALVKDLCLCEYY, via the coding sequence atgCCTCCTAAAACACTGAAGCCCATTCCAGTTACAGAGAAATCGAGCGCTGCTAGCGAAAAAGAACTAAGTTTACCATGTTCCTTGAACCTGTCTTTCGTTTTAAAGGGAGATGGTCCTGGAGACTGGAATTTGTTGGTCATATTTAATGGTCAAATTATTCTTGAAACAAAATGGTATAAAAATCACACTCTTTACTATGATAGTCTGCCTGTGGATTTGAAACAATCGTATTATCAGAGCTTATTAGCTGAACAGCCTTTGATTTTTCTTGTTCGTATCGCTGGTGGTAAAGGAGCAAAAGATGCAGATCCTCTACTTAACCCTGACAATTGCGCTGGTGCAAACGTCGATTTGTTTCCATTGGTTTTGGGCGAGAAAGAAATATTTCTAAAAGTGCGGATTATTAATGCAATTACAGGCTTAGCCACAGGTTGTGCAGTAGAAGTGTCTGCTAAAATTCAGGATGAAGTAGAACTCGATAAAATCCCTCTGATGCTTACTATGATTTCCGGCCATTGTTTTCCAGTAGCGAGAGAAGGAACAGTTTATTTAAGTGCGATAGGATTAAATGGTATTTGTAGCTCACAAGCACCTTTTGGCATGTCCTTAAGTACTTCGAACGCCACAAAGGTAGTATGGGCATCTGCTTGTAATGCTGGTTTAATAGGCAATTCAGCATTTTATGTTCCACATGAAGATAAATTTGTACCAGAGGACCTGGAATTAATAGCTACCGATAATAATTGTACGTCAGTTTATTGGAATTCTATGACACGTGTGCTAGTTGACTCTGGAGATCTACGCGAAAGACTCGCGTCTCCGTTTCTAGTTGAAATCGCAGGCATACCTAAAACTGGAAAAATTGACGTAAGAGGTCGATATATGGCATTTGTGGATGCGGGTGTATTGTTGGAACCTGGACAATTTGGCGTTACCGTCTGCGCGAGACTACTATTTTATAATGAATCAAATTTACCAGAAGGCACTGGGGCTTTACTAGATCTACCTGTGACTAGTGCGAAAGTAGTCAGTGCTCGAGATACCGATTTTGTAATGGATGACTTTAGACATGCTGCATACATCGTAATGAGATTTGATTTGTTTGATCCCCTAACTCCTAAAACTAAAATGGTGCACCTTTTTGAAGTGTTAGGTTTTCCGCCTCCAGAAGCTAATGCTGCACCCACGAATGAGTTATATGTTGAGACCGCATCTGATGAAACCCCGCTCGATGTAAGACGTATAAGGAAAGAAGGTGCAGCTTTGGCTGTACATAAAGAATTAATTGGTCTACCTTATAGAGGAAAAGTTCAAACGAATCAAAACTTAAAGCGAACAGCGGCTAGCCGTCTTCTCTCCAGAATGCGGTCTCTAGTAAAACAATTTCCGCCAGGAGAGTGTTCATTCCTGGAATGGCAAGATACCGTCACTGCCCAGCACGCTGCTAGCCGACGTGCACTGACGTCTTCATTTGCACCACAACCGCCGCCGCCACGCACCTCTTCGCGCATTGCGGCCGCGCGAAGTCGTTTAGCTGGAGATATGAGAATCGCAGAGCATcatattaaaaacaatttagcaGCTGCCTCACATCATCCGAGGGTTTTGCATTCAAAGGTTCTTCGTTGTTtggaagaaaaaaataattccgAAGCCCGTGATTATCTGCTGCAAGCTTTAAGTGCGCAAACTAGAAATAGATACTTGTTATGGACATTTGGAGGCATACAGTATGACAAAGAAAAATCTTATGAAATTGCAGCTGCGGCTTTTCGCATTGCTATCAAGGGTGATACTTCAGATGGCACTATGGGAGCAGTAGGTTGGGCAGCTTTGCATGCATTGCACCATTACAATCTGAATGCTAGCGCAGCTTTTGTAGCGGCCCGAAATATGCGGAAAGCGTACGAGCTGCCAAGAGAGTGGAAAAAGTTCCTGAAACGATGGGTGGAAATGAGTGGTGAAGAGGAAACATTTTGGTTACCTGCCACACTGAACACGGAAAATCCCATATTGCTCGCTTCAGCATTTTTTCTTTGCTTAAGATGTTACAAATTCAGTGAAAGACTTCTTCAGTGCGTTGAAGAAGGCTGTGTTACCCGAGGATCTCGCTTTGGTCTCAAGAATAAACTTACCGTTGATGTTTTCTATATACGAGCTGCTTCGCTTATATTACAGCGTGAATCGGGAAAAGCATTAGAAGTTACAGAGCAAGGGATAAAGCTGTACGGTCCATCTGCAATAATGTCTCAAATGCGAGCAGTTGCTTTAACTTGCCTCCGAGGGTGGGATGATACATGTAACCGTGCGCTATTAGAAGCTGATCGCGTAGGAGCGGAACCTTGTCCATTATTACTTTATCGAGGTGCCTTAGGGGTGCTCAAAAGCGATCCATCAGAGGCGTTGCAACGGGCTGCACGAGCTCATAAAGTTGCCCCATCGCCTCATACAGCCTTAATCATCAGTCGCGTGTATGCGAAACTTGAGGAGGAGAAGTTAGCCGAGCGATGGGCTGCAGCAGCAGTGAAGACTGAACCACTGCTTGCAGATGGATGGGCCTTTTTAGCAATACTAGCAATGACTGATCGTAATGTTGATAAGGCTAGGACGATGCTCCGTACTGCGAAACAAGCTGGTCCAATTAGTCCGGACTTAGAAGAAGAGTTAAGGAAAATCATGAAGATTGTCCCGATTGAGACGTTGCCAGATGCACTGGTCAAAGATTTATGTCTTTGCGAGTATTATTAA
- the LOC123880369 gene encoding ADP-ribosylation factor-related protein 1 — MYTLLHGFYKYIVQKDEYFVLILGLDNAGKTTYLEAAKTKYNKKYKAMNPSRITTTVGLNIGKIDVDGVRLNFWDLGGQQELQSLWDKYYAECHGVIYIVDSSDRERVSESKETFDRMIASEHLSGVPLLVLANKQDIPDCMGVHTVKPIFNQNAHLIGARDIMLMATSALTGDGVDEGIRWLVDCIKRNSVERPPRNHDDNL; from the exons ATGTATACGTTACTCCAcggtttttataaatatattgtTCAAAAAGACGAATACTTTGTGTTGATATTAGGACTTGATAATGCGGGGAAAACG ACATATCTGGAGGCTGCTAAAACAAAATACAACAAAAAGTATAAAGCGATGAATCCCAGCCGAATCACAACCACAGTAGGGTTAAATATAGGTAAAATAGATGTAGATGGAGTTAGACTTAATTTCTGGGACCTTGGTGGACAACAGGAGTTGCAATCACTATGGGATAAA tACTATGCAGAATGCCATGGTGTTATTTATATTGTAGACTCTTCAGATAGAGAAAGGGTGTCCGAGTCAAAAGAAACTTTTG ACAGGATGATCGCGTCAGAGCACCTGTCCGGGGTCCCGCTGTTGGTGCTAGCGAATAAGCAAGACATTCCAGACTGCATGGGTGTGCACACAGTCAAACCAATCTTCAACCAGAATGCACACTTGATAGGCGCTAGGGACATTATGCTGATGGCTACATCTGCCTTAACTGG AGATGGTGTGGACGAAGGCATACGGTGGCTAGTGGACTGCATAAAGAGAAACAGTGTGGAGAGACCGCCGCGAAATCACGACGACAATTTATAA